One part of the Mytilus trossulus isolate FHL-02 chromosome 11, PNRI_Mtr1.1.1.hap1, whole genome shotgun sequence genome encodes these proteins:
- the LOC134689701 gene encoding uncharacterized protein LOC134689701: MAHGGGQVPVFCSLCEEDTRIEWKCLNCDMLMCDKCKEKIHVKFKFAKDHKVVSIEEVGLHKDEIDFSNISCNKHPVQSCVMFCKSCVYLVCPQCISETHNGHGLVTIREGYEILIGKLKTGGKNIGTNINELEKRKEEVKDVDRTELSNFENTMKKIKDQNVRLKKEVDQHTKKLEAELIDKWGDLHLCTETEEKEVSLLIESLASKKSEVDEIIQSTDGKRVFVDGLGLFQSMDETITPPCNKFDSIPMFLPGQITPYNIGSLENVSTKGEIKIIKQFDTEISDVFFMAACSEDTLWITDQEVLQKVNIEGRSLKIIDQKDIEIYGMASTPSKDLLLVTEGPRLMQISGQTGEMTDSLYEVKGLDETSAVHVNPDGKVTVGTFSGEEVYPAVGRRVVVVMDKHGKHESTYEYDRQGNPIFTFVLNITRTKNGNICVVDKLSEDNRGRMVILSEDGDVLNIFSGHPEVNTDKIPFKPAHAFTTPSDNIIVLNLNNDIYFLNNSGNYIGYCDTSIKGIKLPRSFCSTEAGHTYVGCVVPNGSSDKAKIYEVDFL, encoded by the coding sequence ATGGCCCATGGAGGTGGACAGGTTCCAGTTTTCTGTAGCCTTTGTGAGGAGGATACTAGAATAGAATGGAAGTGCCTAAACTGTGACATGCTCATGTGTGATAAATGCAAAGAGAAAATACATGTGAAATTCAAGTTTGCCAAGGATCACAAAGTTGTTTCAATTGAGGAGGTGGGGCTTCATAAGGATGAAATAGATTTTTCCAATATCAGCTGCAATAAACACCCAGTTCAATCATGTGTGATGTTTTGCAAGTCTTGTGTCTACTTAGTATGTCCACAATGTATCTCCGAAACCCATAATGGTCATGGCTTGGTGACCATCAGAGAGGGATATGAAATCCTGATAGGCAAATTGAAGACCGGAGGAAAGAATATCGGAACTAATATTAATGAattggaaaaaagaaaagaagaagtGAAGGATGTGGATAGGACTGAACTTTCCAATTTCGAAAACACTATGAAGAAAATCAAAGATCAGAATGTCCGACTCAAGAAGGAAGTTGATCAACATACTAAAAAATTAGAGGCTGAGTTAATTGATAAGTGGGGAGATTTACATCTGTGTACTGAAACAGAAGAAAAAGAGGTGTCCCTGCTCATTGAAAGTCTGGCTTCCAAAAAGTCAGAAGTTGATGAAATCATCCAATCCACAGATGGTAAGAGAGTCTTTGTGGATGGTTTGGGGTTATTCCAATCAATGGATGAAACAATCACACCACCTTGCAACAAGTTTGATTCTATTCCAATGTTTCTTCCTGGACAAATAACACCTTATAACATTGGTTCACTAGAAAATGTTTCTACTAAGggtgaaattaaaattataaaacagtttGACACTGAAATctctgatgttttttttatggcaGCCTGTTCTGAAGATACATTGTGGATAACTGACCAGGAAGTACTACAGAAAGTTAATATAGAAGGGAGAAGTTTGAAGATAATTGATCAGAAAGACATTGAAATCTATGGTATGGCAAGTACTCCATCTAAAGATCTACTTTTAGTTACGGAAGGACCTAGACTGATGCAGATCAGTGGTCAGACAGGTGAAATGACTGATTCTTTGTACGAAGTAAAGGGTTTAGATGAGACATCAGCTGTTCATGTAAACCCAGATGGAAAAGTCACTGTTGGTACTTTTAGTGGGGAAGAAGTTTACCCAGCAGTAGGAAGACGTGTTGTGGTTGTGATGGATAAACATGGGAAACATGAAAGTACTTATGAATATGACAGACAAGGAAATCCTATATTTACATTTGTGTTGAATATAACCAGAACAAAGAATGGTAATATTTGTGTAGTGGACAAATTATCTGAAGATAACAGAGGTAGAATGGTAATACTGAGTGAGGATGGAGATGTTCTTAATATCTTCAGTGGACATCCAGAAGTAAACACAGACAAAATTCCTTTCAAACCAGCTCATGCATTCACTACTCCATCTGACAATATCATTGTGTTAAACTTAAACAATGACATATACTTTCTAAACAATTCTGGGAATTATATTGGATATTGTGACACAAGTATAAAGGGAATAAAATTACCACGCTCTTTCTGTAGTACAGAAGCTGGACATACTTATGTAGGATGTGTTGTACCTAATGGTAGTAGTGATAAGGCCAAAATATATGAAGTGGATTTTTTGTGA